In a single window of the Frondihabitans peucedani genome:
- a CDS encoding cold-shock protein codes for MATGTVKWFNSEKGFGFITPDDGSTDVFAHFSAIAGDGYRNLEENQKVEFETAQGNKGLQAENIRVI; via the coding sequence ATGGCAACAGGCACCGTGAAGTGGTTCAACTCCGAAAAGGGCTTCGGCTTCATCACCCCCGACGACGGATCCACTGACGTGTTCGCGCACTTCTCCGCGATCGCCGGCGACGGCTACCGCAACCTGGAGGAGAACCAGAAGGTCGAATTCGAGACCGCTCAGGGCAACAAGGGTCTCCAGGCCGAGAACATCCGCGTCATCTGA
- a CDS encoding ANTAR domain-containing response regulator, producing MSDQEATSAAPRRVVVAEDESLIRLDIVEILRDNGFEVVGEAGDGETAVALATELRPDLVIMDVKMPKLDGISAAETLSKNHIAPVVLLTAFSQKELVERASEAGALAYVVKPFTPNDLLPAIEIALSRYTQIITLEAEVADLVERFETRKLVDRAKGLLNEKMGLTEPEAFRWIQKASMDRRLTMHDVAQAIIEQLSVKK from the coding sequence GTGAGTGATCAAGAGGCAACTTCAGCAGCACCCCGTCGCGTCGTCGTCGCAGAGGATGAGTCCCTCATCCGCCTCGACATCGTCGAGATCCTGCGCGACAACGGCTTCGAGGTCGTCGGCGAGGCCGGCGACGGCGAGACCGCTGTGGCCCTCGCCACCGAGCTCCGTCCGGACCTCGTGATCATGGACGTCAAGATGCCCAAGCTCGACGGCATCTCGGCAGCCGAGACGCTGTCCAAGAACCACATCGCGCCCGTGGTGCTCCTCACCGCTTTCAGCCAGAAAGAGCTGGTCGAGCGCGCGAGCGAGGCCGGCGCGCTGGCCTACGTGGTGAAGCCGTTCACACCGAACGACCTCCTTCCGGCGATCGAGATCGCCCTCTCGCGCTACACGCAGATCATCACGCTCGAGGCCGAGGTCGCCGACCTGGTCGAGCGGTTCGAGACCCGCAAGCTCGTCGACCGGGCCAAGGGCCTCCTCAACGAGAAGATGGGCCTCACAGAGCCCGAAGCCTTCCGCTGGATCCAGAAGGCATCGATGGACCGCCGCCTGACCATGCACGACGTGGCTCAGGCCATCATCGAGCAGCTCAGCGTCAAGAAGTAG
- a CDS encoding glutamate synthase subunit beta, with the protein MADPKGFLKVQKRELPKRRPVSVRLMDWKEVYEQQESGELRRQAGRCMDCGVPFCHQGCPLGNLIPEWNDLMWRGEGRQAIERLHATNNFPEFTGRLCPAPCEASCVLGINQPPVTIKQVEVSIIDQAFQNGWVTPHPPERLTGKTVAVVGSGPAGLAAAQQLTRAGHTVAVYERDDRIGGLLRYGIPDFKMEKKQIEQRLAQMQAEGTRFRAGVEIGHDISWDDLRARYDAVIVATGATVPRDLPIPGRDLAGIHFAMEYLVEQNRVGAGDTLADQLTAEGKHVVVLGGGDTGADCIGTAHRQGALSVTNLAIGKQPPAERPDEQPWPMQPTLFEVSSAHEEGGDRMYLASTVEFLSNEVGEVRAIRVAETEYVDGRRVPKSGTEREIPADLVLLALGFTGPEREALEGQLKVPFDDRGAIERDGQYETSQPGVFVTGDAGRGQSLIVWAIAEGRATASAVDKYLEGATSLPFPVRPTDRSISV; encoded by the coding sequence GTGGCTGACCCCAAAGGTTTCTTGAAGGTCCAGAAGCGGGAGCTGCCCAAGCGGCGTCCCGTGTCCGTCCGGCTCATGGACTGGAAAGAGGTCTACGAGCAGCAGGAGAGCGGAGAGCTCCGGCGCCAGGCCGGCCGCTGCATGGACTGCGGCGTCCCGTTCTGCCACCAGGGCTGCCCCCTCGGCAACCTCATCCCGGAGTGGAACGACCTCATGTGGCGCGGCGAGGGCCGCCAGGCCATCGAGCGCCTGCACGCGACGAACAACTTCCCGGAGTTCACCGGCCGGCTCTGCCCCGCGCCCTGCGAGGCGTCCTGCGTGCTCGGCATCAACCAGCCGCCGGTCACCATCAAGCAGGTCGAGGTGTCCATCATCGACCAGGCGTTCCAGAACGGCTGGGTGACCCCTCACCCGCCGGAGCGCCTCACCGGCAAGACGGTCGCCGTCGTCGGCTCCGGCCCCGCGGGCCTCGCCGCCGCCCAGCAGCTGACCCGCGCCGGTCACACCGTCGCCGTCTACGAGCGCGACGACCGCATCGGCGGCCTCCTCCGCTACGGCATCCCCGACTTCAAGATGGAGAAGAAGCAGATCGAGCAGCGCCTCGCTCAGATGCAGGCCGAGGGCACCCGCTTCCGCGCCGGCGTCGAGATCGGCCACGACATCTCCTGGGACGACCTCCGCGCGCGCTACGACGCCGTGATCGTCGCCACCGGCGCCACGGTCCCGCGCGACCTCCCGATCCCGGGGCGCGACCTCGCCGGCATCCACTTCGCCATGGAGTACCTCGTCGAGCAGAACCGCGTCGGAGCCGGCGACACCCTCGCCGACCAGCTCACGGCCGAGGGCAAGCACGTCGTCGTCCTCGGCGGCGGCGACACGGGAGCCGACTGCATCGGCACCGCGCACCGCCAGGGCGCGCTCAGCGTCACCAACCTCGCCATCGGCAAGCAGCCCCCGGCGGAGCGGCCCGACGAGCAGCCGTGGCCCATGCAGCCGACCCTCTTCGAGGTGTCGAGCGCGCACGAGGAGGGCGGCGACCGGATGTACCTGGCGTCCACCGTCGAGTTCCTGTCGAACGAGGTCGGCGAGGTCCGGGCGATCCGCGTCGCCGAGACCGAGTACGTCGACGGCCGCCGCGTGCCGAAGTCGGGCACCGAGCGCGAGATCCCGGCCGACCTGGTCCTCCTCGCCCTCGGCTTCACCGGGCCGGAGCGCGAAGCGCTCGAGGGCCAGCTGAAGGTCCCGTTCGACGACCGCGGCGCCATCGAGCGCGACGGGCAGTACGAGACGAGCCAGCCGGGCGTGTTCGTGACCGGCGACGCCGGCCGCGGCCAGTCGCTCATCGTGTGGGCCATCGCCGAGGGCCGCGCCACCGCGTCGGCCGTGGACAAGTACCTGGAGGGCGCGACCTCGCTGCCGTTCCCGGTGCGACCCACCGACCGCTCCATCTCCGTCTAG
- a CDS encoding DUF885 domain-containing protein, with product MSSDDTPTARAATPIDAVAERWVDTLVDLDPLWATWLGREGRTGEYGDTTPAGHDAYIAAVRATLDELRATPPADSVDRVTRNDLEASLALDIEYDEQRLHLRDLNVIASPAQGLRDVFDLMPTATETDWADIASRLTALPAAVDGYIETLRLGIEEHVVPAKRQVEAVAEQCARNAGPEGFFRKLAHDASADSGEPLSGELLERLRAGSDASRAAYQRLEAFLRDELLPVAGDADGVGREAYALHSRRFLGATVDLDETYEWGLEEVARMAAEQAAIAEQIEPGASVARAIELLDADPARQLDGADALREWMQGLSDRAVAELGATHFDIPDSIRTLECRIAPTHDGGIYYTAPSDDLVRPGRMWWSVPVGVTRFTTWRETTTVYHEGVPGHHLQLGQAAVNRATLNTYRRSIAGTSGHAEGWALYAERLMDELGYLGEPGDRLGMLDGQRMRAARVVIDIGAHLGKEFPGCESMPAGGVWDHEKALAYMLDNVNMDEAFVRFEIDRYLGWPGQAPSYKVGQRIWEDLRAERARREGGSFSLRRFHSEALALGGVGLDTLRTALLGDTE from the coding sequence ATGAGCTCCGACGACACTCCCACCGCCCGCGCCGCCACGCCGATCGACGCCGTCGCGGAGCGGTGGGTCGACACTCTCGTCGACCTCGATCCGCTCTGGGCGACCTGGCTCGGGCGCGAGGGCCGCACCGGCGAGTACGGCGACACCACGCCGGCCGGGCACGACGCCTACATCGCCGCGGTCCGAGCGACCCTCGACGAGCTCCGTGCGACACCTCCGGCCGACTCGGTCGACCGGGTCACCCGCAACGACCTCGAGGCGTCCCTCGCTCTCGACATCGAGTACGACGAGCAGCGACTCCATCTCCGCGACCTCAACGTCATCGCCTCTCCGGCGCAGGGGCTCCGCGACGTCTTCGACCTGATGCCCACGGCCACCGAAACCGACTGGGCCGACATCGCGTCGCGCCTGACCGCCCTCCCCGCGGCCGTCGACGGCTACATCGAGACCCTGCGCCTCGGCATCGAAGAGCACGTCGTCCCCGCGAAGCGCCAGGTCGAGGCGGTCGCCGAGCAGTGCGCGCGCAACGCGGGGCCGGAGGGCTTCTTCCGCAAGCTCGCCCACGATGCGAGCGCCGACTCGGGGGAGCCGCTCTCCGGCGAGCTCCTCGAGCGCCTTCGCGCCGGCTCCGACGCCTCTCGGGCGGCCTACCAGAGGCTCGAGGCCTTCCTCCGCGACGAGCTCCTTCCGGTGGCCGGCGACGCCGACGGGGTCGGCCGCGAGGCGTACGCCCTGCATTCGCGGCGCTTCCTGGGCGCGACGGTCGATCTCGACGAGACCTACGAGTGGGGGCTCGAGGAGGTCGCCCGGATGGCAGCCGAGCAGGCGGCCATCGCGGAGCAGATCGAGCCGGGCGCATCGGTCGCCCGCGCGATCGAGCTGCTCGACGCCGATCCTGCGCGCCAGCTCGACGGGGCAGACGCTCTTCGCGAGTGGATGCAGGGGCTGAGCGACCGAGCCGTCGCCGAGCTCGGAGCCACCCACTTCGACATCCCCGACTCGATCCGCACCCTCGAGTGCAGGATCGCGCCGACGCACGACGGCGGCATCTACTACACGGCCCCGAGCGACGACCTCGTCCGGCCCGGGCGCATGTGGTGGTCCGTCCCGGTCGGCGTCACGAGGTTCACGACGTGGCGCGAGACGACGACCGTCTACCACGAGGGCGTTCCGGGCCACCACCTGCAGCTCGGCCAGGCCGCCGTCAACCGCGCGACACTCAACACGTACCGCAGGTCGATCGCGGGCACCTCCGGTCACGCGGAGGGCTGGGCGCTCTACGCCGAGCGCCTCATGGACGAGCTCGGCTACCTCGGCGAGCCGGGAGACCGGCTCGGGATGCTCGACGGCCAGCGGATGCGGGCGGCGCGAGTCGTGATCGACATCGGCGCGCACCTCGGCAAGGAGTTCCCGGGCTGCGAGTCGATGCCGGCCGGCGGCGTCTGGGATCACGAGAAGGCGCTGGCCTACATGCTCGACAACGTCAACATGGACGAGGCCTTCGTCCGGTTCGAGATCGACCGGTACCTCGGCTGGCCCGGCCAGGCGCCCTCGTACAAGGTCGGTCAGCGGATCTGGGAGGACCTCCGCGCCGAGCGCGCGCGTCGCGAAGGCGGATCCTTCAGCCTCCGGCGCTTCCACTCCGAGGCGCTCGCCCTCGGCGGAGTGGGCCTCGACACGCTCCGCACTGCTCTGCTGGGCGACACGGAGTGA
- a CDS encoding PTS lactose transporter subunit IIB — translation MVTIDGASVKKLIVACDAGMGSSIMLATTLKKQLSENGVTVDHSALDQIPADADVVVTQNNLADRARAAVAEGTPVVPFQLFMGDPDVARVVDAIKNGTTVEL, via the coding sequence ATGGTCACCATCGACGGCGCGAGCGTCAAGAAGCTGATCGTCGCCTGCGACGCCGGCATGGGATCGAGCATCATGCTCGCCACCACGCTCAAGAAGCAGCTCTCCGAGAACGGCGTGACGGTCGACCACTCGGCCCTCGATCAGATCCCGGCCGACGCCGACGTCGTCGTCACCCAGAACAACCTGGCGGACCGCGCCCGCGCCGCAGTCGCGGAGGGCACCCCCGTCGTCCCCTTCCAGCTCTTCATGGGCGACCCCGACGTCGCACGCGTCGTCGACGCCATCAAGAACGGCACCACAGTCGAGCTCTGA
- the polA gene encoding DNA polymerase I has product MPDPAKPTLLVIDGHSLAFRAFYALPVDSFVNRDGQHTNAIHGFISMLLNLLKNEKPTHLAVAFDISRYSFRTREYPEYKGTRNETPPEFVGQIPLLQEALHAMGITTITKEDYEADDILATLASRGSSGGYNVYVVSGDRDAIQMVNDDVTLLYPSARGVTDLTRYDRDKVFERYGIEPHQYPEIAALVGETSDNLIGVDKVGEKTAVKWINQFGSLDEVIEHRDEIKGVVGDRLREQYDRAVRNRRLNRLVTDVDLPVGPDDLLRRPIDVPAVREVFDRLQFRTLLDRVTALAEGGGTATGAESVEPAAPTGPVAPVVRTLIDEELAHWLRTHASADKPAVGVAVEYGPDNTVTGLGIAAAGDSVHVPWAAGRGDYVALEEWLDTDSPKVVHDAKRAYKALRRVGLTLTGLDGDPRIAAWLLRPGRTSFALADLVYEHLAERMPEADPNQLVPADDAGGVATEAWYALRVSDELDALLDEGSRRVLRTIELPLVPVLGDMELTGVATDRPALRELSTRLADTAALLAAEAFEVIGREVNLGSPKQLQEVLFEQLDMPKTRSMKSGYSTDAASLADLQEKNPHPFLDLLLKHRDATKLRQIIETLDKAVDDGGRIHTTYDQTGTTTGRISSIDPNLQNIPVKTAVGHEIRAAFQHGPDYETLLTADYSQIEMRIMAHLSGDAGLITAFSEGEDLHRFVGARIFGVEPADVSPLMRTKVKAMSYGLAYGLSAFGLSKQLRIETAEAKQLMTDYFARFGAVRDYLRNVVEKAREDGYTETIFGRRRPFADLTSSNRVLRENAERAALNAPIQGSAADIMKIAMLGVRRDLDERELQSRVLLQVHDELIVEIARGEADVVEEIVRARMGSAADLTVPLDVSVGMGESWDAAAH; this is encoded by the coding sequence GTGCCGGACCCAGCAAAGCCTACCCTCCTCGTGATCGACGGTCACTCCCTCGCATTCCGGGCCTTCTACGCCCTCCCGGTCGACAGTTTCGTCAACCGCGACGGGCAGCACACGAACGCCATCCACGGCTTCATCTCGATGCTGCTCAACCTGCTCAAGAACGAGAAGCCGACCCACCTGGCGGTGGCGTTCGACATCTCCCGCTACTCGTTCCGCACGCGTGAGTACCCGGAGTACAAGGGCACCCGCAACGAGACGCCGCCGGAGTTCGTGGGGCAGATCCCGCTCCTGCAGGAGGCCCTCCACGCGATGGGGATCACGACGATCACCAAAGAGGACTACGAGGCCGACGACATCCTGGCGACCCTCGCGAGCCGCGGCTCCTCGGGCGGGTACAACGTCTACGTCGTCTCCGGCGACCGCGACGCGATCCAGATGGTGAACGACGACGTCACCCTGCTCTACCCGTCGGCCCGCGGCGTCACCGACCTGACCCGCTACGACCGCGATAAGGTCTTCGAGCGCTACGGCATCGAACCCCACCAGTACCCCGAGATCGCCGCCCTCGTCGGCGAGACGAGCGACAACCTGATCGGCGTCGACAAGGTCGGCGAGAAGACCGCGGTCAAGTGGATCAACCAGTTCGGCTCGCTCGACGAGGTCATCGAGCACCGCGACGAGATCAAGGGCGTCGTCGGCGACAGGCTCCGCGAGCAGTACGACCGCGCCGTCCGCAACCGCCGCCTCAACCGGCTCGTCACCGACGTCGACCTCCCCGTCGGGCCCGACGACCTCCTCCGCCGGCCGATCGACGTCCCCGCCGTGCGGGAGGTCTTCGACCGGCTGCAGTTCCGCACCCTGCTCGACCGCGTCACGGCCCTCGCCGAGGGCGGCGGCACGGCGACCGGTGCCGAGAGCGTCGAGCCCGCGGCTCCCACCGGCCCGGTGGCGCCCGTGGTGCGCACGCTCATCGACGAGGAGCTGGCGCACTGGCTCCGCACCCACGCCTCCGCCGACAAGCCGGCCGTCGGCGTCGCCGTCGAGTACGGCCCTGACAATACGGTCACCGGCCTCGGCATCGCCGCCGCGGGCGACTCCGTGCACGTGCCGTGGGCCGCTGGCCGCGGCGACTACGTGGCCCTCGAGGAGTGGCTCGACACCGACTCTCCGAAGGTGGTGCACGACGCCAAACGCGCCTACAAGGCCCTCCGGCGCGTCGGTCTCACCCTCACCGGGCTCGACGGCGACCCCCGGATCGCCGCGTGGCTCCTCCGGCCCGGCCGCACCTCGTTCGCCCTCGCCGACCTCGTCTACGAGCACCTGGCCGAGCGCATGCCCGAGGCCGACCCCAACCAGCTCGTCCCGGCCGACGACGCCGGGGGAGTGGCGACCGAGGCCTGGTACGCCCTGCGCGTCTCCGACGAGCTCGACGCGCTGCTCGACGAGGGCTCCAGGCGGGTCCTCCGCACCATCGAGCTGCCGCTCGTGCCGGTCCTCGGCGACATGGAGCTCACCGGCGTCGCGACCGACCGCCCCGCCCTCCGCGAGCTCTCCACCCGCCTCGCCGACACCGCGGCACTGCTCGCGGCGGAGGCCTTCGAGGTCATCGGCCGAGAGGTCAACCTCGGTTCTCCGAAGCAGCTCCAGGAGGTCCTGTTCGAGCAGCTCGACATGCCCAAGACGCGCTCCATGAAGTCGGGGTACTCGACCGACGCGGCCTCCCTGGCCGACCTCCAGGAGAAGAACCCGCACCCCTTCCTCGACCTCCTGCTGAAGCACCGCGATGCGACGAAGCTCCGGCAGATCATCGAGACGCTCGACAAGGCCGTCGACGACGGTGGTCGCATCCACACCACCTACGACCAGACCGGCACCACGACCGGCCGCATCTCGTCGATCGACCCGAACCTGCAGAACATCCCGGTCAAGACCGCCGTCGGGCACGAGATCCGGGCGGCCTTCCAGCACGGTCCCGACTACGAGACCCTGCTCACCGCCGACTACTCCCAGATCGAGATGCGCATCATGGCGCACCTCTCCGGCGACGCCGGGCTCATCACGGCCTTCAGCGAGGGCGAAGACCTCCACCGCTTCGTCGGGGCGCGCATCTTCGGTGTCGAGCCGGCCGACGTGTCGCCTCTCATGCGGACGAAGGTGAAGGCGATGTCGTACGGTCTCGCCTACGGCCTCAGCGCCTTCGGCCTCTCGAAGCAGCTCCGGATCGAGACGGCCGAGGCCAAGCAGCTGATGACCGACTACTTCGCGAGGTTCGGAGCCGTCCGCGACTACCTCCGGAACGTCGTCGAGAAGGCCCGTGAAGACGGCTACACCGAGACGATCTTCGGGCGCCGACGCCCTTTCGCCGACCTCACCTCGTCGAACCGCGTCCTCCGCGAGAACGCCGAGCGCGCCGCGCTCAATGCGCCGATCCAGGGCTCGGCCGCCGACATCATGAAGATCGCGATGCTCGGCGTCCGGCGCGACCTCGACGAGCGCGAGCTCCAGTCGCGGGTCCTCCTGCAGGTGCACGACGAGCTCATCGTCGAGATCGCCCGCGGCGAGGCCGACGTCGTCGAGGAGATCGTGCGCGCCCGCATGGGGTCCGCGGCCGACCTGACCGTCCCGCTCGACGTGTCGGTGGGCATGGGCGAGAGCTGGGACGCCGCGGCGCACTGA
- a CDS encoding epoxide hydrolase family protein, producing MTTGPLISVSEADLDDLRERLRRTRWPAVLPVEGWAAGTEPETVHRLAEYWAGDFDWRAQEASLNALPSAFADIDGARVHYLRFDAARGDAPAIVVTNGWPSTFFELVPLAERLAAPERFGGSADDAFTVVVPSIPGFTFSEQRPSLTDALPTHEVWHRLMRDHLGFARYAAHGGDLGSGITARLGQAHPEAVTGIHVLSVAEPADVDPASVTPEERRHLDDVAAWDDEEGAYAHQQSTRPVTLAYGLADSPVGLLAWILEKHRAWSDSGGDVGTRFSDDYLLTQASLYWFTNSIATSFRPYYEGARRITPQVTRVDVPTAVALFPSGLAHPPRSWAERTYAVERYTVFDRGGHFAPHEEPDLLADDIREFFRGRS from the coding sequence ATGACGACCGGGCCGCTGATCTCCGTCTCCGAAGCCGACCTCGACGATCTCCGCGAGCGTCTCCGTCGCACCCGGTGGCCTGCTGTCCTTCCTGTCGAGGGGTGGGCGGCCGGCACCGAGCCCGAGACGGTGCACCGCCTCGCCGAGTACTGGGCAGGCGACTTCGACTGGCGCGCCCAGGAGGCCTCGCTCAACGCGCTCCCGTCTGCCTTCGCCGACATCGACGGCGCCCGCGTCCACTACCTGCGCTTCGACGCGGCCCGCGGCGACGCCCCGGCGATCGTCGTGACGAACGGCTGGCCGAGCACCTTCTTCGAGCTGGTGCCCCTGGCGGAGCGGCTCGCGGCACCCGAGCGCTTCGGCGGCAGCGCCGACGACGCCTTCACGGTCGTCGTCCCCTCGATTCCGGGCTTCACCTTCTCCGAACAGCGCCCCTCGCTCACCGACGCCCTCCCGACCCACGAGGTGTGGCACCGGCTGATGCGCGACCACCTCGGCTTCGCGCGCTACGCCGCCCACGGCGGAGACCTCGGCTCCGGGATCACCGCGCGGCTCGGGCAGGCGCATCCGGAGGCCGTCACGGGCATCCACGTGCTGTCCGTCGCCGAGCCGGCCGACGTCGATCCTGCGTCCGTCACTCCCGAGGAGCGGCGGCACCTCGACGACGTCGCCGCCTGGGACGACGAGGAGGGCGCCTACGCGCACCAGCAGAGCACCCGGCCGGTGACGCTCGCGTACGGGCTCGCCGACTCGCCCGTCGGCCTCCTCGCCTGGATCCTCGAGAAGCACCGCGCCTGGAGCGACAGCGGAGGCGACGTCGGCACGAGGTTCTCCGACGACTACCTGCTCACCCAGGCATCGCTCTACTGGTTCACGAACTCGATCGCGACCTCGTTCCGGCCGTACTACGAGGGGGCCCGCAGGATCACGCCCCAGGTCACCCGGGTCGACGTGCCGACGGCGGTCGCGCTCTTCCCCTCCGGTCTGGCGCACCCGCCCAGGAGCTGGGCCGAGCGCACCTACGCCGTCGAGCGCTACACCGTGTTCGACCGCGGCGGGCACTTCGCCCCTCACGAGGAGCCCGACCTGCTCGCCGACGACATCCGGGAGTTCTTCCGCGGCAGATCGTGA
- a CDS encoding hotdog fold thioesterase, whose product MGIEIVELSAERAVGTMPVEGNRQPVGILHGGAHVVLAESLGSMAASVHAGPDRIAMGIELNASHSRAAASGIVTGTCTAIHLGRTLTTHEIVMTDEQGRRLSTVRITNILRDA is encoded by the coding sequence ATGGGCATCGAGATCGTCGAGCTCAGCGCCGAGCGCGCGGTCGGCACGATGCCGGTCGAGGGCAATCGCCAGCCGGTGGGCATCTTGCACGGCGGGGCCCACGTGGTGCTGGCCGAGTCGCTCGGCTCGATGGCGGCCAGCGTGCACGCCGGTCCGGACCGCATCGCGATGGGCATCGAGCTCAACGCCTCGCACAGTCGCGCGGCGGCGTCGGGCATCGTCACCGGGACCTGCACCGCGATCCACCTGGGCCGGACCCTCACCACTCACGAGATCGTCATGACCGACGAGCAGGGCCGCCGGCTGTCGACGGTCCGCATCACGAACATCCTGCGCGACGCCTAG
- the pyk gene encoding pyruvate kinase, whose protein sequence is MRRAKIVATLGPATSSYDDIRAIIDAGVDVARMNLSHGTYDVHQGVYENVRQAAADSGRAVAVLVDLQGPKIRLGKFSDGPHNLAVGDIFKITTDEILGSKEICGTTFKGLPQDVSPGDPLLIDDGRVKLRVLDTDGTTVTTEVVVAGTVSNNKGINLPGVAVNVPALSEKDEADLRWGLKLGADFIALSFVRNADDIDRVNVIMEEEGRKVPVYAKIEKPQAVDNLEAIIDAFDGIMVARGDLGVELPLEAVPIVQKHAVELSRRMAKPVIVATQMLESMISSPIPTRAETSDVANAVLDGADAVMLSGETSVGEYPVITVQTMARIVASTEEHGLERIPALGTKPRTLGGAITLAAAEVAEFVQASYVCVFTEGGDTVRRMARLRHRIPIVAFTTDEAIRRRMAMSWGAQSYLVEPVTHTDSMFGQVDDILLGNGLAEVGEKVIVISGSPPGISGSTNDLRVHRVGDAHNEAAPAYARS, encoded by the coding sequence ATGAGACGTGCAAAGATCGTCGCGACCCTCGGGCCCGCGACGTCGAGCTATGACGACATCCGGGCCATCATCGACGCGGGCGTCGATGTCGCGCGGATGAACCTCAGCCACGGAACGTACGACGTGCACCAGGGCGTCTACGAGAACGTCCGTCAGGCGGCAGCCGACTCGGGCCGCGCCGTGGCCGTCCTCGTCGACCTGCAGGGTCCGAAGATCCGCCTCGGCAAGTTCTCCGACGGGCCGCACAACCTCGCCGTCGGCGACATCTTCAAGATCACCACCGACGAGATCCTGGGCTCGAAAGAGATCTGCGGCACCACGTTCAAGGGCCTCCCGCAAGACGTCTCGCCCGGTGACCCCCTGCTGATCGACGACGGCCGCGTCAAGCTGCGCGTCCTCGACACCGACGGCACGACGGTCACCACCGAGGTCGTCGTCGCGGGCACCGTGTCGAACAACAAGGGCATCAACCTGCCCGGCGTCGCGGTCAACGTGCCGGCGCTCTCCGAGAAAGACGAGGCCGACCTCCGCTGGGGCCTCAAGCTCGGCGCCGACTTCATCGCCCTGTCGTTCGTGCGCAACGCCGACGACATCGACCGGGTCAACGTGATCATGGAGGAGGAGGGCCGGAAGGTCCCCGTCTACGCCAAGATCGAGAAACCCCAGGCCGTCGACAACCTCGAGGCCATCATCGATGCGTTCGACGGCATCATGGTCGCCCGCGGCGACCTCGGCGTCGAGCTGCCTCTCGAGGCCGTCCCGATCGTGCAGAAGCACGCGGTCGAGCTGTCGCGTCGCATGGCGAAGCCCGTCATCGTCGCGACGCAGATGCTCGAGTCGATGATCTCGTCGCCCATCCCGACGCGCGCCGAGACCTCCGATGTCGCGAACGCCGTCCTCGACGGTGCCGACGCGGTCATGCTCTCGGGCGAGACCAGCGTGGGGGAGTACCCCGTCATCACCGTGCAGACCATGGCCAGGATCGTCGCGTCCACCGAGGAGCACGGCCTCGAGCGCATCCCCGCACTCGGTACCAAGCCCCGCACGCTCGGCGGCGCGATCACCCTCGCCGCAGCCGAGGTCGCGGAGTTCGTCCAGGCCAGCTACGTCTGCGTCTTCACCGAGGGCGGCGACACCGTCCGCAGGATGGCGCGCCTCCGGCACCGCATCCCGATCGTGGCCTTCACGACCGACGAGGCGATCCGACGCAGGATGGCCATGAGCTGGGGCGCGCAGTCCTACCTCGTCGAGCCGGTGACGCACACCGACTCGATGTTCGGCCAGGTCGACGACATCCTGCTCGGCAACGGCCTCGCCGAGGTCGGCGAGAAGGTCATCGTCATCTCCGGGTCCCCTCCCGGGATCTCCGGCTCGACGAACGACCTGCGCGTGCACCGCGTGGGCGACGCGCACAACGAGGCTGCTCCGGCGTACGCCCGCTCGTAG